The following are from one region of the Ptychodera flava strain L36383 chromosome 15, AS_Pfla_20210202, whole genome shotgun sequence genome:
- the LOC139152325 gene encoding fibrinogen-like protein 1 — protein MAEIILVLLLLVTPVASQSTTAGNRGLVDLSRYVKDGRCAYTFIMPDQNESPCNGEALQRLSDRIDHLEKGKSSYPLLNTTSYPVDCQHAYILNGNKLEEGVHVIQPQSHPGPFPVYCEVQDDGAWTVVQRRNDGSITFKNEWQSYKYGFGQITGEHWLGNEKMYHLLRSDEYKLRIDLQNWDGNSTYAEYDLFRVGNEAKEYALWLGEYSGTAGDSMGSHATAKFSTKDNYSYGTSSSCCACYGSAYRGGWWFLAGSSCYQANLNGHYYTSKRVTDYGIAWKSWQNTDTLKETLMKVKRLRN, from the exons atgGCTGAAATAATCTTAGTTCTGTTACTGTTGGTCACCCCTGTTGCAAGTCAATCAACCACAGCTGGTAACAGGGGCTTGGTGGATCTGAGTCGTTATGTCAAAGATGGCAGATGTGCTTACACATTCATAATGCCAGACCAGAATGAATCTCCTTGTAATGGTGAAGCACTGCAGAGACTCTCAGACAGAATTGACCATCTGGAGAAGGGAAAATCATCTTACCCACTTTTGAACACCACTTCCTATCCAGTTG ACTGTCAGCATGCATATATTCTGAATGGAAATAAACTGGAGGAGGGTGTTCACGTCATTCAACCACAGAGTCATCCAGGACCATTTCCAGTTTACTGTGAGGTTCAGGATGATGGAGCATGGACTGTGGTACAACGTCGGAATGATGGATCCATAACATTCAAGAATGAATGGCAGTCCTACAAATATGGATTTGGTCAGATCACTGGTGAACACTGGCTGGGCAATGAGAAAATGTATCACCTCCTGCGTAGTGATGAATACAAACTCAGAATTGACCTGCAAAACTGGGACGGCAATTCAACTTATGCAGAATATGATCTGTTTAGAGTTGGAAATGAAGCCAAGGAGTATGCATTGTGGCTAGGTGAATACTCTGGAACTGCCGGTGATTCTATGGGGTCTCATGCCACTGCAAAATTCAGTACAAAAGACAATTACAGTTACGGAACAAGTAGCTCATGCTGTGCCTGTTACGGCAGTGCATATCGTGGGGGATGGTGGTTCTTAGCTGGCAGTTCTTGTTATCAAGCAAATCTCAATGGTCACTACTATACATCCAAGAGAGTAACTGACTATGGCATTGCTTGGAAAAGTTGGCAGAATACTGACACTCTCAAGGAAACACTAATGAAGGTCAAAAGACTCAGAAATTAG